The following proteins are encoded in a genomic region of Drosophila bipectinata strain 14024-0381.07 chromosome XL, DbipHiC1v2, whole genome shotgun sequence:
- the SPR gene encoding sex peptide receptor, translating to MDNSSAAAGSATDVLYQWSANAAASARLAPSATPHYAGLPLGGRMADSVDGGQYFMAVQNESQYDYGNESLDSASYQQTNGEPCRQMDGNMTYWNLTCESPLEYAMPLYGYCMPFLLIITIISNSLIVLVLSKKSMATPTNFVLMGMAICDMLTVIFPAPGLWYMYTFGNHYKPLHPASMCLAYSIFNEIMPALCHTISVWLTLALAVQRYIYVCHAPMARTWCTMPRVKRCTFYIALLALLHQVPRFFDRTYMPLYIEWNGEETEVCHLETSLWVHEYIGVDLYYTSYYLFRVLFVHLLPCIILVTLNILLFAAMRQAQERRKLLFRENRKKECKKLRESNCTTLMLIVVVSVFLLAEIPIAVVTVMHIVSSLIIEFLDYSLANICIMLTNFFLVVSYPINFGIYCGMSRQFRETFKEIFLGRLVAKKDSSTKYSIVNGARTCTNTNETVL from the exons ATGGACAACAGCTCCGCCGCGGCGGGCTCCGCCACGGATGTCCTCTACCAGTGGAGCGCCAATGCCGCTGCCTCCGCTCGGCTTGCCCCCTCGGCCACACCCCACTATGCGGGCTTGCCACTCGGAGGTAGGATGGCCGACTCCGTGGACGGAGGCCAGTACTTCATGGCCGTGCAGAACGAGTCGCAGTACGACTACGGGAACGAGAGCCTGGACTCGGCCTCCTATCAGCAGACGAACGGCGAGCCGTGCCGGCAGATGGACGGCAACATGACCTACTGGAACCTCACCTGCGAGTCTCCGCTCGAGTACGCGATGCCCCTCTACGGCTACTGCATGCCCTTCCTGCTGATCATCACCATCATCTCCAACTCGCTGATCGTCCTCGTCCTGAGCAAGAAGAGCATGGCCACACCCACCAACTTTGTGCTAATGG GCATGGCTATATGCGATATGCTGACGGTTATATTTCCGGCACCGGGACTATGGTACATGTACACGTTCGGCAATCACTACAAGCCCCTGCATCCGGCCTCCATGTGTCTGGCCTACAGCATCTTCAACGAG ATTATGCCAGCCCTGTGCCACACCATCTCCGTTTGGCTAACTCTGGCCCTCGCCGTGCAAAG ATACATCTACGTCTGCCATGCCCCCATGGCCAGGACCTGGTGCACCATGCCCCGTGTGAAGCGCTGCACCTTTTACATCGCCCTGCTGGCGTTACTCCACCAGGTGCCCCGGTTCTTCGACCGCACCTACATGCCGCTCTACATCGAGTGGAACGGCGAGGAGACGGAGGTATGCCACCTGGAGACGTCGCTGTGGGTGCACGAGTACATTGGGGTGGATCTGTACTACACGAGCTACTATCTGTTCCGGGTGCTGTTCGTCCACCTGCTGCCGTGCATCATCCTGGTGACGCTGAACATCCTGCTGTTCGCGGCCATGCGGCAGGCGCAGGAGCGGCGCAAGCTGCTCTTCCGCGAAAACCGCAAGAAAGAGTGCAAGAAGCTGCGCGAGTCCAACTGCACCACCCTGATGCTGATCGTGGTCGTGTCGGTCTTCCTCCTTGCCGAGATCCCCATCGCCGTGGTCACCGTGATGCACATCGTCAGCTCGCTGATTATCGAGTTCCTTGACTACAGCCTCGCCAACATCTGCATCATGCTGACGAACTTCTTCCTGGTGGTCAGCTACCCGATCAACTTTGGCATCTACTGCGGCATGTCGCGCCAGTTCCGGGAGACCTTCAAGGAGATCTTCCTCGGCCGGCTGGTGGCCAAGAAGGACAGCTCCACCAAGTACTCGATCGTCAACGGCGCCCGCACCTGCACCAACACCAACGAGACGGTCCTCTAG